A stretch of Henckelia pumila isolate YLH828 chromosome 4, ASM3356847v2, whole genome shotgun sequence DNA encodes these proteins:
- the LOC140862728 gene encoding uncharacterized protein has product MILLGHDRDNDPVHFAANNCLHAIIDSGEDLEVSLHILTNATNPSIFRITATHCNVLVEILIDTGSHNNFIQEGLAEKLRLNCISSKSKMKRKMGDRRKPAHDSNKKTKIEWPTVKPKSDLQITRLKDDDLITIQNYFTSAESKAIIKVAESIGFAHQGSLGPAKGEAYRDNDRISFSDPILAEAIWQSGLQQFLSDFRIQGKVAVGLNPNIRLYRYTVGQRFGQHIDESVYLGEGRRTYYTLLIYLSGAPGGTKAKSKNDENGAPSKLKARAKNNELLQDSSDVLVGGETVFYGPRNALVAEVPPAEGMALLHVHGSKCMLHEARSVSKGVNHP; this is encoded by the exons ATGATATTGCTGGGACATGACCGTGACAATGATCCCGTACATTTTGCTGCAAATAATTGCCTACATGCCATCATTGACTCGGGTGAGGACCTTGAGGTTAGCTTACACATACTTACTAATGCAACCAATCCGAGTATTTTCCGTATTACTGCCACTCACTGCAATGTTCTTGTTGAAATTCTTATTGATACTGGAAGCCATAATAATTTCATTCAAGAAGGGCTAGCTGAAAAGTTGAGATTGAATTGCATCAGTTCCAAAAG TAAAATGAAGAGAAAAATGGGGGACAGAAGAAAACCTGCGCATGATTCCAACAAGAAAACGAAGATTGAGTGGCCAACCGTCAAACCTAAGTCTGATCTTCAAATAACTCGCCTCAAAGATGACGATCTGATTACT ATTCAAAACTATTTTACATCTGCTGAATCAAAAGCGATTATAAAGGTTGCTGAATCAATTGGTTTTGCTCACCAAGGCAGTCTTGGTCCAGCCAAAGGTGAAGCTTACAGAGACAATGATCGTATATCTTTCAGTGATCCCATTCTTGCTGAAGCAATATGGCAGTCTGGACTTCAGCAATTTTTGTCAGACTTTAGGATTCAGGGAAAAGTTGCAGTTGGGTTGAATCCTAACATCAGACTTTACAG GTACACTGTTGGTCAACGATTTGGACAACATATTGATGAAAGCGTTTATCTCGGAGAAGGGAGGCGTACGTACTATACTTTGTTAATCTATCTAAGTGGTGCTCCTGGTGGAACTAAAGCCAAGTCAAAGAATGATGAAAATGGTGCTCCTAGTAAATTAAAAGCCAGGGCGAAGAACAATGAACTACTTCAAGATTCTTCTGATGTATTGGTTGGAGGAGAAACTGTTTTCTATGGTCCAAGAAATGCTTTGGTCGCTGAG GTGCCTCCCGCAGAAGGAATGGCTCTACTTCACGTTCATGGCAGCAAGTGCATGCTGCACGAAGCTCGGAGTGTCAGTAAAGGTGTAAA CCATCCATAG